The Nitrospira sp. DNA window TCCCGAGCACTGTTTTGATTTCCTGAACGATGATTTCCGGCGGCATCGTCATGCCTCCGCACACGCGCGGACCGGAATGGACTCGATGGTGATTGGGAATCGTCGCCTTGATTTCTTTCGCCAGCCACCCGGTGACGTTAAACTCCGGCACGAAAATGTGCTTCGCGTTTTTCGTGGCTTCCCGGATTTCCTCTTCCGGCCAGGGGCGCAGGGACTTTACTTTCACCAGTCCGCAGCGGATGCCTTCGTCCTCTAAGAGGCGGATGGCTTCGCGTCCCTGTGAGACGGCTGTCCCGGAGGCCACGATCATGATCTCGGCATCGGTATTCTCAGTATCGACCAGTCCGTTGATCCACTTGATGGTATGTTTTCTTGAGCGTTCAATCGCCGCCCAGATTTCCTGCTGCCAGCTGGCATGGGTGGCGTAGCTGATGTAGTTACTCTTCATGACGAAGGGATCGCGCATCATCCGGACCGGCGGACATTCCATGTCCATGCAGGGGACCGGTGAGCGGTAGGGGTCGTAGGGCGGTAAACACATGTCGGCCGGAGTCAAATTTACGACGTCCTTCGTGTGTGTCACAAAGAATCCGTCGCAGCAGAGCGCGAGGGGCAAGTGCACGTCCGGCTCTTCCGATACCATGTAGCCTTTGAGGATCCAGTCGAAGAAGTCTTGCGCGGTTTCCGCATGCCAGACCAGCATTCCGGTATTCAACAAGTACGCGATTTCGAGTGTGTCCGGTTGGATAGAGAGCGGCGAGTTGATGCCGCGGCACGTGACGATCATTTGAATCGGCAGCCGCGCACCGGACCACATGGGGAAGTTTTCCATGGCGCGCATTGTGCCGGGGCCCGCAGTCGTCGTGAAGACACGCGCGCCACCGAATGCGGCGCCGGCGCACTGGGACATGACGGCAAACTCACTCTCACCGCGGAAGTAGTCACCGATGTAGCCTTCCGCGAACAATTCGCCGATCAACGCCGCGGCTTCACTCTGCGGGGTGATCGGATAGGCAATCATGACGTCGCAACTGGCGCGTCTCAACGCTTCTTTAATGACTTCGCTACCTGTATAGAACGACGGAGTACGCGGGGCGTCGTTCATCATCGTCCAGGTATCGGTAAAGGTCTGCCCTTTTTTATTTTTTGTCCCGATGAGGGATTTATTCTCTGCCATGGACCTAGCCTCCTTTCACTGCACGGGGAGTTTCAAACGGTTTAGTTTGACGCCCCGCTCTTGGCTGACGTCAGCCGTGGTTGGACTGTCCCTTTCAACTTTCTCACCCAGTCTGCCAGGGTCATGATTTTTTCGACCGATGCATCGCGGAATGAGAGCATCGCGTCTTCATGGCCGGCTTGCGCACACATTGCAATTGTGTAGCATGAGGTCCCGCCCCGAATAATCTTGAGCGACAGGTTCGCCTGGTGGCAATGCACACCGATGAACATGCAGCAGTCAATCTTGTTGTGCCAGATGGTCAGATTCGGATGGTTGGGGTTGATTTCAACTTCGGGATTGATCTTGGGGTACTTGGGGCGATAGTCCGGCATGGGAATCAGCATGGGCTTTTGGCCTGGCTGCACACATTCCTTCAGTGTGTTGTACAGATGGCGGATTGCCGTCGCCTTTTTGGCGGCCTTTTCATTCCAAGCCCAGAGCACCAAGGGCCCAGGGAAGAGGGTCGGCACTTTGGCCATCAAGAATTGCTTGGCAGCTTCTTCATAGGCTTTTTCTTCGGAGACAATGACGCCGTTGATGTGGGCTTCGCCTGGGTTCGGTAACCGAATGCCCATACTGGCGGCAGCGGGGGGCAGAAAGTGTTCTGGTCCTGGAAGCACGCGGTATTGACTCATTACGCCTTACTCTCCGGGCAAAAGGGTGAAGGGCCTCAGCAACGACTCAGTTCTGACTCTTGAATCCTGTCAACACTCTAAGCTTTTCTCTACACCTTCTGCAACCTCACAGAAGGCCCACCTCCCGGAGCTTTTGGGCTATAAAGGCAGAGTTAGATTAGGCCTTTAGGGACTACCAACTGTGGGCTCAGAGCGTGTGATTCTGACTGCAATTTGGCCGACATTATAGGGGGCAGACTTTTTCCTTGTCAAACACGATACGGCCGATTCTGCCCTGGAAGGCGCCTCGTCAAACTGTATTGGATTGACGGGTCAGGGGAGCTGCTCACAGGCGGCTGAAGCGCCGAGAATGCAGGCTTGCTCAAAGTCCTCTTTGGCGAGACGTCCTTGGAGTTGTTCCTGGTAGAGCTTGCCACGCATGAAGAGCGCCTGGAGGTGCGTAGGGTCTATGCCGATGACGACGCTCAAATCATCAATAGCTTGCGCAGGCTGATTCATCTTTTGATGGAGTTCGCCTCGGAGGAGGTAGGCCTCTTTTTGAGAAGGGATCCAGCTTTCAGAGACCGATAAGTTGAGGGTCCGATTGAGGGTCGTCATCGCGGGCCCCCATTGCTTGGCAGATACCAGTTTGCGGGCCTGAGTGGTGGTAACGCGAATGAGCCTCTGGCGGGCGATGTCGAAAAACGGGTCGATTTCCAAGGCCTGCGCGTAAGCCCTTTCGGCCTCTTCCGGCTGATTCAGCCACGTATTCACATCTCCTTGTCCGAGAAGTGCCCACGGATTTCTTGCGTCCAAAATGAGGGCGCGGTCAAAATCCATTCGAGCACAGTCGATAGACTCCGAGTATTCACTCGGGTGAGATTTGTTGAAAAAAGCCAGAGAAGCCATCTTTAGATAGGTCTGTCCCCTGACGATCAACGGATCTACGAACTGAGGATCCAGGGTTGTGGCTTGTGATGTCAGGTCGATTTTCTGGCGAAGGTCGTGTGAGTGGAGGGCAGTCTCCAAGAGGTGGCGCGCCTGTTCCTGCGGGCCTGTGCGTCCTGGTGGCTCGATGACGAGCGTGCGCACCCCTGCGGGCGGCGCCTGTGTCTCGCGGAGTTGCGCCTTGAGCTCGGCATTTTCCTTTTGTAATTGTCGGAAATGTGCGGCTAATTGCTCTTCGGACCGCCATCGGCGAACAGCCTCTTGGAGCTGATCTAAATTCACAACGGCTCGAATGCGAATGGTGAAAACCGGTCGATCATGCTCAAAGCTGCGCCGGGATTCCAGCACGTCCGTTTTGGTAATGGCCGCAGCGAGCGTTCGAATCTCAAGGGAGCTGATTTGCGTGCGTTTCCCGTTCCGAACCGATTCATAATCGTGGAAAGTTGATTCGAGATAAATTCCGGCCTCCTCAACGGCTTTGCGTTGGGCGCGTTGCAGAACTTTGTCTTCCGCCATAGCCAACGTATCCCCGTCGGCCATGACATATTGTCCTTCGGCCACAACCGTGGTTTCGGTTGCGGTGGCGCCAGGGGCAACGAGAAAGAGTATGGATAGCGACAGGGTGAGACGTGTGAGCGGCAACAAAATCGAGCGATTCATAGTGTAACTATACCGCGCGATATCTGGACGGACAATGCACCCAAGGTAGGGCTAGCGCTTGAATCTTAGTTAGGCCAAGGAATGGTGAGATGAAATATTGTGAAGTGCAGAAGTGCCCAACTTATTTGGGCAATACCTGCATGAACGGGTGAACTTCAACCCGCTCAAAGACGCCGTTCACCATATAGGGATCCTGGTTGGCGAAGTGTTCGGCCTCAGCCTGCGACTCGAACTCCAGCACCATCAAACTGCCGGCTTTGTCTGTGAGAGGACCGGCAAGAATGACGCGGCCTTGTTGCGCTAATGGTTCAAGATTGGCGAGGTGGGCTGGGCGATGGATTTTCCGTTTCGCTTCTCCTTCAGGGCCGTCGTAACCAAGAATTACAAATTTCATCGTAGATCTTTCTTCGCGAGCAGGTCTGGCTCACTAATTTCGTTATGAACGGGATTTAGGCAGGGCCTTCAAGGGGGCATCGGTCTTTGTATCCATGCGTCACTTCATGCCACCAACGGACTTCGGTTTCTCCAAGTTTCCAGCAGAGATACACGATTCGTCCGTCACGGGCGTGAGGAAAGTCGCACAGGCCTAGATCGATATCTTTCACGTGGACACCCAATTCATGGATGGCGTGAAGATTGGAACTAATCGTTTGCAGGCTGATCACGTATTGGGTTCCCACAGACGTTCCGCCTCCATAGAGCGCTTGTTCTGAGGCCTTACGGACCTCATCGCGCGTTCGGACGAGGACAGACTTGAATTGCTTGACGGTCTCCAGGTGGGTTTGGAGCTGCGGAATGAGTTGATTCGCTTCAAATAGCGTAAAGACTCGTCCCGGACTGTCTTCATCTCGATCTTCAGCCATAGTCGTCGGTACTCCTTGAGGCTGTGTATCACAGCCCTTTTCCCGATTCAATGGGAGCGGGCGCTTTACGTAGAGACGGCCGGAGAATGGAGAAAAATGTTTTGTTCTGTTGACAATGGAGGGAGCCATGCGTATCATCCGCTGTAGCATTCACATTTGATGCGAATCGCTCTCCACGTAATTTCAACCTCCGGAATCTTTCTCGAATCGAAACCACACTGAGTTGGTCAGCATCGAAGTAGAAGGCGAACGCCACTAATATCCATTGATCACGGTCAATTTCTCAGATGTTTCGGAGACTCGGGGCAGCATCTTCATAACCATGAAACGTGCGTAGCCAAGGCACCGTACGAATCGTCCTCTCAAAACTACGATATCGCTGATTCAAACACAAACACACATCTGTTCCGACGAATGGTCAATCAATCTAGTGAGTTCTTGTTCATGACAACAGAGCCGATGGCTCGATAGGAGTGCTATGCAAGCTGCTAAGGGAGAGGTCATGTATTTGGCGGAGTTGAAGCAGAAATCCATCGCCGATCTGAACGAGGTGGCGCGTGACCTCAAGATCGAAGGATCGGCCAATCTGCGGAAACAGGAGCTCATCTTCGCCATTCTTCAAGGCCAGACCGAAAAGAACGGCGTCGTCTACGGAGAAGGCGTTCTGGAAACCCTTCCGGACGGATTTGGATTTTTGCGCGCTCCCGACTCCAACTATCTCCCGGGGCCCGACGATATCTATATTTCGCCGTCGCAAATTCGCCGGTTTAATTTGCGTACCGGTGACACCGTCTCAGGGCAGATCAGGCCTCCCAAGGAGAGCGAGCGGTACTTTGCGCTGCTCAAAGTCGAGAAGGTCAACTACGAAGACCCGGAAGTCTCGCGGGATAAGATCCTCTTTGACAACCTGACGCCTCTCTATCCCGAAGAACGACTCAATCTCGAATTTGACCGCGAAGAATATTGCACGCGCGTGATGGACTTAACCACGCCAATCGGGAAGGGTCAGCGCGGACTGATCGTGGCCGCTCCCCGCACCGGTAAGACGATGTTGCTCCAAGCCCTTGCGCGGGCCATCCTGAAGAATCACAAAGAAGTGACGCTGATCGTGTTGTTGATCGACGAGCGGCCGGAAGAAGTCACCGACTGGCAGCGGCAGGTCAAGGCCGAAGTCATCAGTTCGACGTTCGATGAGCCGGCACAGCGCCATGCGCAAGTCGCTGAAATGGTGCTGGAGAAGGCTAAACGATTGGTCGAGCACAAGAAGGACGTCGTGATTCTGTTGGACAGCATTACGCGTCTCGCACGTGCGTATAATACCATCGCTCCGCCCAGCGGCAAGGTCCTCTCCGGCGGTCTCGATTCCAACGCGCTGCAGCGGCCCAAGCGCTTCTTCGGTGCCGCCCGCAACATCGAGCACGGCGGGAGCTTGACGATCATGGCCTCTGCGCTGGTCGATACCGGCAGCCGCATGGATGACGTGATCTTCGAAGAGTTCAAAGGAACCGGCAATATGGAAGTCCATCTGGATCGTCGCTTGGCCGACAAGCGCCTCTTCCCGGCGATCGATATCAGCAAGTCCGGAACCAGAAAAGAAGAGTTGTTGGTGGATAAGGATCGGCTCAATAAGATGTGGATCTTGCGGAAGGTCCTGAGCCCGTTGGGAACGATGGAAGCGATGGAGTTCCTGATGGACAAAATCGGCGGGACCAAAACCAATCAGGAATTCCTGCAATCCATGAATCGGTAGGAGCCGCTTGTTTCTACCCCTGTGGTTCGGATAGAGTGCATCGCTCCTGGCGTGGGGCCAGGAACCTGAACGAATGTTTGGCAAGGAGTCGTAGGTCATGCAAAAGGGTATTCATCCAATGTATCGGGAAGCCACGGTCCATTGCGCTTGTGGCAACTCATTCAAGACGCGCACGACCATCGGGGAAATCAGCGTCGATATTTGCGGTGCCTGTCATCCGTTTTTTACCGGCACGCAAAAAATTATCGATACCGAAGGACGGGTCGAACGGTTTAAGAAGAAGTACGCGAAGAAGGACAAGTAGCCACTCTACGTGTCATAGAAGAGACCCTGCTTCGCCCTGGAGCAGGGTCTCTTTGTTTTTTGGCCTGATCGAACGTTAGGATGCTCAAAAAGGCCGTCCAGCAAGGCCGCAGCGAGTGAAGTACCGAGGCGTACCCTGTGAGGTACGTTGAGGGGTCTGAGCGAAGCGAGAACGCTGCTGGCGGACTTTTTCAGCATCCTGCTAGGAACGAGAACGATGGAAGCCGCCCTACTCAAAAAATGGGAATCTGTGGCATCGCGATTCCAAGAGTTGACCGATCAGCTCATGGACCCCTCGGTCGTCAGTCAGCCGGCCCAACTCCACAAGCTGAGCAAGGAGCGGGTAGATCTTGAGCCGGCGGCGCAGTTGTTTGAGAGCTACCGCGGGAACGTCCGACAGCTTGAAGAGGCGGCGCAGATTCTTGCCGACCCCTCAGCCGGTAGTGACATGCATAAGATGGCGACCGATGAAACGAATGAGTTGCAGCGGCAGCAAGCGATCATGGAAGAGCAGGCCAAAGAGTTCCTGATCCCGAAAGATCCACGGGACGCGAAGAGCCTGTTGCTGGAAATCCGGGCCGGGACCGGTGGCGATGAAGCCGCCTTATTCGCCGGAGAACTCTTTCGCCTCTATAGCAAGTATGCAGAGCAGAAAGGGTTCAAGGTTGATACCGTCGAGGCCACCGAAACCGGCATAGGCGGGTATAAGAACATCACGGCATTGATCGAGGGCAAGGGGGCCTATAGTCATTTTAAGTACGAAGCCGGCGTGCACCGCGTGCAGCGTGTGCCGGTGACGGAAGCGGCCGGCCGGATCCATACGTCCACCGTGACGGTGGCAGTCATGCCGGAAGTCGACGAAATCGACGTCAAGATCGATCCGGGAGATCTCCGAATCGATACCTTCTGCTCCTCCGGCGCCGGCGGGCAGAGCGTCAATACGACCAAGTCTGCGGTGCGCATTACTCATATCCCCACCGGGGTGGTGGTCAGTTGTCAGGACGAACGGTCGCAACTGAAGAATCGCACGAAAGCCATGCGGACCTTGCGCGCAAGAATTGTTGAGGCGGAGCGGGAAAAGCACGACGCAGAGATCGCCCAGAACAGAAAATCCCAGGTCGGGACCGGCGAGCGGAGCGAGAAGATTCGTACCTACAACTTCCCGCAGAATCGCGTCACCGACCATCGGGTCGGCATGACGTTGCACAAGCTTGAATTGGTGATGGAAGGTGATCTGGATGAATTTGTCCAGGCGTTGAAAGCGCAACAGCAGCAGATCGACACAGCCAACGTGTAGGGGACTATGGCGGCCCTTGTCATGCCAGAGCTGAAGACGGTGGGTGCCCTCGTTGCGTGGGCTCGGCAGTCCTTGGTCCAGGCCGGGGTGAGCAACGGGGCGCAGGAGGCGAGGTGGCTCTTGGAGCACGCGCTTGCGGTACGAAGTCACCAGTTGGTGAGTCAGGTGGACCGGTTGGTCTCTCCCGATGTCTGGGCCTGTATTGAGTCCCTGGTCGCACGGCGTGTGGCCCGTGAACCACTCCAATATCTGCTTGGGACGCAAGAGTTTTGCGGACTCGAATTCGCTGTCAGCTCCGCCGTGCTGATTCCCCGTCCTGAGACGGAATTGCTGATCTATCACGTTATGGACCATGTCCGATCTCTTCCCGATGCCACCATTGTTGATGTGGGAACGGGTTCCGGTTGCCTGTCGATCACATTGGCCGCTCGACTGAAGGGGCAGCGCGTCATTGCAATTGACCGATCTCCGGAGGCGCTGGCGGTGGCGCAGGCCAACGCGATGAGACATGGGGTGCGTGATCGGATTGAATGGCTCGAAGGGGATCTGCTGTCGCCACTTCACGCTCGGCAGGCGGCTGACACGATCGACGTCATTGTCTCAAACCCACCCTACATTTCCGAATCCGATTGGACTGGCCTGGAGCCGGAAGTCCGGGTATTTGAGCCGCGCATGGCATTGGTCGGGGGAGTGCAGGGAACGGAATTTCACGAGCGGTTGCTGCGCGAATCCCGGGAATTTCTCGTTCCAGGCGGGTGGCTCGTCATGGAAATGGGGGCGGGGCAAGCCCCGACGGTTCGGCGGTTAGTAGCGGAGATCGGCGGGTATGGGGGGCTTCGGATTATCGAAGATGCGGCAGGGATCGAACGGGTGGTCATGACTCAGCGGGTGGAATAGGAAGCACAACGTCGATGGATGAGATTGTCATTACGGGTGGAAATCGGTTGCGCGGAGAAGTCCGGATCAGCGGGGCGAAGAACTCGGCCCTTCCCATTCTGGCCTCGACCATCTTAGGTGGCGGTGAATGTGTCATTACGAATGTCCCCCGGGTGGTCGATGTGCTGACGATGGGGAAACTCCTCGGCATTCTGGGGGCTCAGGTCTCCCATGAGGCCAACCGTGCCGTCATTAAAGCTGACGTGATTCATTCTACAGAGGCGCCGTATGACCTGGTGAAAACCATGCGTGCCTCAGTGTTGGTATTGGGACCCTTGCTCGCTCGCTGGGGGGAAGCGAAGGTTTCGTTGCCGGGCGGCTGTGCAATCGGTTCCCGACCGGTAAACCTCCATTTGGCCGGGTTGGCAAAATTAGGAGCTGACATTTCGATCGAGCATGGGTATATCACCGCGAGGGCGAAGCGGCTGAAGGGTGCGCGGATCTATTGCGATACCACGACGGTGACCGGTACGGAAAACCTGATGATGGCCGCCTCCCTCGCCGAGGGGACCAGCGTTATCGAAAATGCGGCGAAAGAGCCGGAAATCGTAGACCTTGCCGAGTTTCTGAACAAGCGCGGCGCCCGTATCGCAGGGGCCGGGACGGATATGCTCACGATTGAAGGTGTGCGGGAATTGCACGGTGCGGATCATGAGGTGATCCCGGATCGCATCGAGGCCGGCACGCACCTCGTAGCCGGGGCGATCACGAATGGAGATGTCACGATTACCCATTGTCGTCCCGTTCATCTTGAAGCGGTCTTGATGAAGTTGCGGGAAGCGGGTGCGGACATTCAGGTCGAGGCCCAGACGGTGCGAATCAGGCGGAATGGACGGCTCAAGGGGACGGATGTCCGGACCTTACCGTTTCCCGGGTTCCCGACGGATATGCAGGCGCAGATGGTCGCGCTGATGGCGATTACGGAAGGCACGAGCGTGGTCACGGAGACGGTGTTTGAAAGCCGTTTCATGCATGTGGAAGAGCTGCGACGGATGGGAGCGGATATTCGGGTCGAAGGTAATCGCTTGATCGTCACGGGACGTCCCACGCTGACAGGAGCGCCGGTCATGGCTTCGGACCTTCGTGCCAGCGCGGGGCTCATTCTGGCCGGCTTGGCCGCCGAGGGTGCGACGGAAGTACAGCGGGTGTATCACCTCGATCGCGGCTATGAGCGTATTGAAGAAAAACTGCGGGCGGTTGGGGCGAACATTGAGCGCCGAAAGACAACCCCCGCCACAGGAGTCCGTTAGAGGGATCTATGCTGACGATTGCGCTCTCGAAGGGGAAGTTAATCGAACCGACGCTGGAACTGTTCCGCCGGGCCGGCTATGACAGCGCAGGGTTAGTGGGGGAGAGCCGGCGGTTGATCTTTCCTTGTCCTGAGATCGACACCACCTTCTTGATTGTGCGGCCGAGCGACGTGCCTACCTATGTGGAATACGGGGGTGCCGACGCCGGAATCGTCGGGAAAGACGTGCTGATGGAACAGGACAGCGACGTTTATGAGCCATTGGATTTGCTGTTCGGAGCGTGTAGAATCTCGGTCGCTGCGCTCCGGGCCGAGGTCGCGTGCGATCGGCTGTCATCCAAGGTTCGCGTCGCGACGAAATATCCCAGGATCACCGAGCGCTTTTTCAACCAGCGCGGGGTCCCGGTCGAAATCATCAAGCTGTACGGCTCAATTGAGTTAGCGCCGGTTGTGGGACTGGCGGATCGGATCGTCGACCTCGTCGAGACCGGCAGTACGCTCAAGGCGCACGATCTGGTCGAAGTGGACCTGATTGCCCAGTCGACCGCACGCTTCATCGCGAACCGGGCAAGCCTCAAGCTCAAACATGCACCACTGATGGATATGATTCGCCGGTTGCGGAAGGCCGTGGCGGATTCTCAGAAACCACCATCGATGCCACGGGGCAATACAGGATTGAAACGAGCTT harbors:
- a CDS encoding transketolase C-terminal domain-containing protein, whose protein sequence is MAENKSLIGTKNKKGQTFTDTWTMMNDAPRTPSFYTGSEVIKEALRRASCDVMIAYPITPQSEAAALIGELFAEGYIGDYFRGESEFAVMSQCAGAAFGGARVFTTTAGPGTMRAMENFPMWSGARLPIQMIVTCRGINSPLSIQPDTLEIAYLLNTGMLVWHAETAQDFFDWILKGYMVSEEPDVHLPLALCCDGFFVTHTKDVVNLTPADMCLPPYDPYRSPVPCMDMECPPVRMMRDPFVMKSNYISYATHASWQQEIWAAIERSRKHTIKWINGLVDTENTDAEIMIVASGTAVSQGREAIRLLEDEGIRCGLVKVKSLRPWPEEEIREATKNAKHIFVPEFNVTGWLAKEIKATIPNHHRVHSGPRVCGGMTMPPEIIVQEIKTVLGMKTVSLAGRGS
- a CDS encoding carbon monoxide dehydrogenase beta subunit family protein, coding for MSQYRVLPGPEHFLPPAAASMGIRLPNPGEAHINGVIVSEEKAYEEAAKQFLMAKVPTLFPGPLVLWAWNEKAAKKATAIRHLYNTLKECVQPGQKPMLIPMPDYRPKYPKINPEVEINPNHPNLTIWHNKIDCCMFIGVHCHQANLSLKIIRGGTSCYTIAMCAQAGHEDAMLSFRDASVEKIMTLADWVRKLKGTVQPRLTSAKSGASN
- a CDS encoding YciI family protein — protein: MKFVILGYDGPEGEAKRKIHRPAHLANLEPLAQQGRVILAGPLTDKAGSLMVLEFESQAEAEHFANQDPYMVNGVFERVEVHPFMQVLPK
- a CDS encoding DUF2203 domain-containing protein produces the protein MAEDRDEDSPGRVFTLFEANQLIPQLQTHLETVKQFKSVLVRTRDEVRKASEQALYGGGTSVGTQYVISLQTISSNLHAIHELGVHVKDIDLGLCDFPHARDGRIVYLCWKLGETEVRWWHEVTHGYKDRCPLEGPA
- the rho gene encoding transcription termination factor Rho encodes the protein MYLAELKQKSIADLNEVARDLKIEGSANLRKQELIFAILQGQTEKNGVVYGEGVLETLPDGFGFLRAPDSNYLPGPDDIYISPSQIRRFNLRTGDTVSGQIRPPKESERYFALLKVEKVNYEDPEVSRDKILFDNLTPLYPEERLNLEFDREEYCTRVMDLTTPIGKGQRGLIVAAPRTGKTMLLQALARAILKNHKEVTLIVLLIDERPEEVTDWQRQVKAEVISSTFDEPAQRHAQVAEMVLEKAKRLVEHKKDVVILLDSITRLARAYNTIAPPSGKVLSGGLDSNALQRPKRFFGAARNIEHGGSLTIMASALVDTGSRMDDVIFEEFKGTGNMEVHLDRRLADKRLFPAIDISKSGTRKEELLVDKDRLNKMWILRKVLSPLGTMEAMEFLMDKIGGTKTNQEFLQSMNR
- the rpmE gene encoding 50S ribosomal protein L31, whose translation is MQKGIHPMYREATVHCACGNSFKTRTTIGEISVDICGACHPFFTGTQKIIDTEGRVERFKKKYAKKDK
- the prfA gene encoding peptide chain release factor 1, which translates into the protein MEAALLKKWESVASRFQELTDQLMDPSVVSQPAQLHKLSKERVDLEPAAQLFESYRGNVRQLEEAAQILADPSAGSDMHKMATDETNELQRQQAIMEEQAKEFLIPKDPRDAKSLLLEIRAGTGGDEAALFAGELFRLYSKYAEQKGFKVDTVEATETGIGGYKNITALIEGKGAYSHFKYEAGVHRVQRVPVTEAAGRIHTSTVTVAVMPEVDEIDVKIDPGDLRIDTFCSSGAGGQSVNTTKSAVRITHIPTGVVVSCQDERSQLKNRTKAMRTLRARIVEAEREKHDAEIAQNRKSQVGTGERSEKIRTYNFPQNRVTDHRVGMTLHKLELVMEGDLDEFVQALKAQQQQIDTANV
- the prmC gene encoding peptide chain release factor N(5)-glutamine methyltransferase, coding for MPELKTVGALVAWARQSLVQAGVSNGAQEARWLLEHALAVRSHQLVSQVDRLVSPDVWACIESLVARRVAREPLQYLLGTQEFCGLEFAVSSAVLIPRPETELLIYHVMDHVRSLPDATIVDVGTGSGCLSITLAARLKGQRVIAIDRSPEALAVAQANAMRHGVRDRIEWLEGDLLSPLHARQAADTIDVIVSNPPYISESDWTGLEPEVRVFEPRMALVGGVQGTEFHERLLRESREFLVPGGWLVMEMGAGQAPTVRRLVAEIGGYGGLRIIEDAAGIERVVMTQRVE
- the murA gene encoding UDP-N-acetylglucosamine 1-carboxyvinyltransferase, producing MDEIVITGGNRLRGEVRISGAKNSALPILASTILGGGECVITNVPRVVDVLTMGKLLGILGAQVSHEANRAVIKADVIHSTEAPYDLVKTMRASVLVLGPLLARWGEAKVSLPGGCAIGSRPVNLHLAGLAKLGADISIEHGYITARAKRLKGARIYCDTTTVTGTENLMMAASLAEGTSVIENAAKEPEIVDLAEFLNKRGARIAGAGTDMLTIEGVRELHGADHEVIPDRIEAGTHLVAGAITNGDVTITHCRPVHLEAVLMKLREAGADIQVEAQTVRIRRNGRLKGTDVRTLPFPGFPTDMQAQMVALMAITEGTSVVTETVFESRFMHVEELRRMGADIRVEGNRLIVTGRPTLTGAPVMASDLRASAGLILAGLAAEGATEVQRVYHLDRGYERIEEKLRAVGANIERRKTTPATGVR
- the hisG gene encoding ATP phosphoribosyltransferase, which translates into the protein MLTIALSKGKLIEPTLELFRRAGYDSAGLVGESRRLIFPCPEIDTTFLIVRPSDVPTYVEYGGADAGIVGKDVLMEQDSDVYEPLDLLFGACRISVAALRAEVACDRLSSKVRVATKYPRITERFFNQRGVPVEIIKLYGSIELAPVVGLADRIVDLVETGSTLKAHDLVEVDLIAQSTARFIANRASLKLKHAPLMDMIRRLRKAVADSQKPPSMPRGNTGLKRASISAKDRA